In Drosophila innubila isolate TH190305 chromosome 2R unlocalized genomic scaffold, UK_Dinn_1.0 1_C_2R, whole genome shotgun sequence, the following are encoded in one genomic region:
- the LOC117785271 gene encoding serine/threonine-protein kinase N isoform X4, with protein sequence MALTMNMVFLKDLRSRLKGYLHGEYIKHPVLYELSHKYGFTENLPESCMSIRLEEIKEAIRREIRKELKIKEGAEKLREVAKDRRSLSDVAVLVKKSKSKLAELKSELQELESQILLTSANTAVNSNGQESIAFSGIDGSGGAQFGGAVGGYGVNNAMAGGGATATANDKVLASLEKQLQIEMKVKAGAENMIQSLGIGCDKKLLAEAHQMLADSKAKIEFLRLRIIKVKQNREQADRMKAARQLTDEHGVLGIAGSGLTQPQSLETTLEERIEELRHRLRIEAAVVDGAKNVIRTLQTANRAPDKKALQEAHGRLSESSRKLDLLRYSLELRRQELPSDSPTAQLLKQELQIVQQSTSPAPVHYTSLQTGPGGLLGGKSYQSVSSLGRCASVTGKLEVRLMGCQDLLEDVPGRSRRDKDNSSSPGDLRSFVKGVTSRSSSKSYSVKDETSIEIMAAIKLDNITVGQTSWKPCSQQAWDQRFSIDLDRSRELEIGVYWRDWRSLCAVKVLRLEEFIDDVRHGMALQLEPQGLLFAEIKFLNPMISQKPKLRRQRMIFNRQQAKNIPRAKQMNINVATWGRLLKRNAPNHVHLGATGSAGSVGRGSPPLAGNNNASRDSESPISRTPSSDALAVEPEPYSPGEQAQNMEFDPDAGLHEHVETPGEYPDPAASGLSGMRPLSMHMHGISVLPPETPPPAANAAGRPNTLSLQMPGKTPPNRTAAPTTAPPPPPVLKSVTPVLDQELQDALHEFDFLSEMESHPMTLRRQHDKEKLQQQQEQLDAVMPLQESPPMLPEPLTNILPPANHHQPHNNHNNHNNNHRHSTSELSLSIRNPFQFQQSMNPPHGVASGVEQQLHRPVLTLPPVVLHGTPDEEPLSASPLVEYPEDDDEYLYNGGLQSSHSHSSSAGDRFCVEAKINLVHITIEPLEASPSISRRGSCCNIEETTTKTIAIESVLIESVESVQPIDEVIPQLGKLYLGTQQQQQQQQQQQLPYVHSSPIIQEPPTPTIYGNSAANAPQFPQPTQRQDKQQQQQQQQQQPIYANQYELNVAKAESGASTSGRRNVARGLQYREPAGYEALRSGQPPNAGMLSMDNFRLLSVLGRGHFGKVILSQLRSNNQYYAIKALKKGDIIARDEVESLLSEKRIFEVANAMRHPFLVNLYSCFQTEQHVCFVMEYAAGGDLMMHIHTDVFLEPRAVFYAACVVLGLQYLHENKIIYRDLKLDNLLLDTDGYVKIADFGLCKEGMGFGDRTGTFCGTPEFLAPEVLTETSYTRAVDWWGLGVLIFEMLVGESPFPGDDEEEVFDSIVNDEVRYPRFLSLEAIAVMRRLLRKNPERRLGSSERDAEDVKKQAFFRSIVWDDLLLRKVKPPFVPTINHLEDVSNFDEEFTSEKAQLTPPKEPRHLSDDEQLLFQDFSYTAEWC encoded by the exons ATGGCTCTGACAATGAACATGGTCTTTCTAAAGGATTTACGTTCACGTCTCAAAGGATAtctacat ggCGAATATATAAAGCATCCTGTCCTGTATGAGCTCAGTCATAAATATGGCTTCACAGAGAACCTGCCCGAGAGCTGTATGTCCATACGGCTGGAGGAGATTAAAGAGGCCATAAGACGCGAGATACGCAAGGAGCTGAAAATCAAGGAGGGCGCCGAGAAGTTACGGGAAGTGGCCAAGGATCGTCGCTCCCTCAGCGATGTAGCTGTCCTTGtgaagaaaagcaaaagtaaattGGCCGAGCTGAAATCGGAACTGCAGGAACTCGAGAGTCAAATATTGCTGACATCCGCCAACACGGCGGTCAATAGCAATGGTCAAG AATCAATTGCGTTTAGCGGCATCGATGGCAGCGGTGGTGCACAGTTTGGCGGTGCCGTCGGTGGTTACGGCGTAAACAATGCAATGGCTGGCGGTGGTGCAACGGCGACTGCCAATGACAAAGTGCTGGCCTCGCTGGAGAAGCAGCTGCAGATCGAGATGAAGGTGAAGGCAGGGGCAGAGAATATGATACAATCTCTGGGCATTGGCTGCGATAAGAAGCTGTTGGCGGAGGCGCATCAGATGCTGGCGGATTCCAAGGCCAAGATTGAGTTTCTACGCTTGCGGATCATTAAAGTCAAACAGAATCGCGAGCAGGCGGATCGCATGAAAGCGGCCAGGCAATTAACAGATGAACACGGTGTGCTCGGCATTGCCGGCAGCGGATTAACACAGCCCCAGAGCCTGGAGACGACGCTGGAGGAGCGCATTGAGGAGCTGCGTCATCGTTTGCGCATCGAGGCCGCCGTCGTGGATGGAGCCAAGAATGTTATACGCACGTTGCAGACGGCGAATCGTGCGCCAGACAAGAAGGCGCTGCAAGAG gCACATGGCCGTTTGTCGGAATCATCGCGTAAACTTGATCTCTTGCGGTATTCCTTGGAGCTGCGACGCCAGGAGCTGCCCAGCGACTCCCCCACCGCCCAGTTGCTCAAGCAGGAGCTGCAGATTGTCCAGCAATCGACGTCACCGGCGCCCGTGCACTACACATCCTTGCAGACGGGTCCGGGTGGATTGCTGGGTGGCAAGTCGTATCAATCAGTATCGTCGCTGGGCCGTTGTGCCAGTGTCACTGGCAAGCTGGAGGTGCGTCTGATGGGCTGTCAGGATCTGCTGGAGGATGTGCCTGGACGCTCGCGACGGGACAAGGACAATAGCTCCAGTCCGGGAGATTTGCGTAGCTTTGTCAAGGGCGTCACATCGCGTAGCAGCTCCAAGAGTTACTCGGTCAAGGACGAGACATCGATAGAGATTATGGCGGCTATTAAGCTGGACAACATAACGGTGGGACAAACGTCTTGGAAGCCATGCTCGCAGCAGGCTTGGGATCAACGCTTCTCCATCGATCTAGATCGTTCCCGGGAGCTGGAGATTGGCGTCTATTGGCGGGATTGGCGCTCTTTGTGTGCGGTGAAGGTGCTGCGTCTCGAGGAGTTCATTGATGATGTGCGTCACGGCATGGCGTTGCAGCTGGAGCCACAGGGACTGCTCTTTGCCGAGATTAAGTTCCTCAATCCAATGATCTCGCAGAAACCGAAACTGCGAAGACAGCGCATGATCTTCAATCGCCAACAGGCCAAGAACATACCACGTGCCAAGCAGATGAACATTAATGTGGCCACCTGGGGGCGTCTCCTCAAGCGGAATGCTCCAAATCATGTGCATCTGGGTGCCACAGGAAGTGCTGGCTCTGTTGGACGTGGCTCTCCCCCTCTggccggcaacaacaatgcctcACGGGATTCCGAATCGCCGATATCGCGTACTCCCTCCTCAGACGCATTGGCCGTGGAACCCGAACCATATTCCCCGGGTGAGCAGGCACAGAACATGGAATTCGATCCGGATGCCGGCTTGCATGAGCATGTGGAGACACCCGGCGAATATCCAGATCCCGCAGCCAGCGGCCTAAGTGGCATGCGACCGCTGTCCATGCACATGCATGGCATCAGTGTGTTGCCACCGGAGACGCCACCGCCAGCGGCCAACGCAGCCGGCAGACCCAACACGCTCAGCCTACAGATGCCCGGCAAGACGCCACCCAACCGAACTGCCGCACCCACCAcagcaccaccaccgccgccagTGCTGAAGTCCGTAACTCCCGTGCTGGATCAGGAG TTGCAGGATGCATTGCATGAATTTGATTTCCTCTCGGAAATGGAGTCGCATCCAATGACGCTGCGTCGCCAGCACGACAAGGagaaactgcagcaacaacaagaacaattgGATGCTGTTATGCCATTACAAGAGTCGCCTCCAATGCTGCCTGAACCACTAACCAACATTCTGCCGCCTGCCAATCACCACCAACcacacaacaaccacaacaatcacaacaacaatcacaggCATAGCACAAGCGAGTTGTCCTTATCAATACGCAACCCATTTCAGTTCCAGCAATCAATGAATCCACCTCATGGTGTCGCCTCGGGGGTGGAGCAACAGTTGCATCGTCCAGTGTTGACTTTACCGCCGGTGGTGCTCCATGGAACACCGGATGAGGAACCATTGTCCGCCTCTCCTTTGGTGGAGTATCCCGAGGACGATGATGAGTATTTGTACAACGGGGGGCTGCAGtccagtcacagtcacagctCCAGTGCCGGCGATCGTTTCTGTGTGGAG GCAAAAATCAATCTTGTACATATTACCATTGAACCCCTTGAGGCGTCTCCGAGCATCAGCAggcgtggcagctgctgcaacattGAGGAAACGACAACAAAGACAATTGCCATTGAAAGTGTTTTAATAGAATCCGTTGAGTCAGTGCAGCCAATTGATGAG GTAATTCCACAGTTGGGCAAGCTCTATTTAggcacacagcaacaacaacaacagcagcagcagcaacaattgcctTATGTGCATTCATCGCCCATTATTCAGGAGCCGCCAACGCCCACAATTTATGGCAATAGCGCGGCGAATGCACCACAATTCCCACAGCCCACACAACGCCAggacaagcagcaacaacaacaacagcagcaacagcaacccaTATATGCCAATCAATATGAGCTGAATGTGGCAAAGGCCGAAAGTGGCGCCTCCACCAGTGGACGCCGCAATGTGGCACGTGGCTTGCAGTATCGCGAACCCGCCGGATATGAGGCTCTACGCTCGGGGCAACCTCCAAATGCTGGCATGTTGTCCATGGACAACTTCCGGCTGCTGAGCGTCTTGGGACGTGGACACTTCGGCAAAGTGATATTGTCGCAGCTGCGCAGTAACAATCAATACTATGCCATCAAGGCGTTGAAAAAGGGCGACATCATTGCCCGCGATGAAGTGGAATCGCTGCTCAGCGAGAAGCGCATCTTTGAGGTTGCCAATGCCATGCGGCATCCGTTCTTAGTCAATTTGTATTCGTGCTTCCAGACAGAG CAACATGTGTGCTTTGTGATGGAATACGCTGCCGGCGGTGACCTGATGATGCACATCCACACGGACGTATTCTTGGAACCACGTGCCGTGTTCTATGCGGCATGTGTGGTGTTGGGACTGCAATATCTGCACGAGAACAAGATCATATATCGTGATCTGAAGCTGGATAACTTGCTGCTCGATACGGATGGTTATGTGAAGATTGCGGACTTTGGACTGTGCAAGGAGGGCATGGGATTCGGAGATCGTACTGGCACCTTCTGTGGCACACCTGAGTTTCTGGCACCCGAGGTGCTGACGGAGACTTCGTATACTCGTGCCGTGGACTGGTGGGGACTCGGTGTGCTCATCTTTGAGATGCTGGTGGGAGAG TCACCGTTCCCTGGCGATGATGAGGAGGAAGTGTTCGACTCCATTGTTAACGATGAGGTGCGGTATCCCCGTTTCCTCTCCCTGGAGGCCATAGCAGTCATGCGTCGG ctgctgcgcAAGAATCCAGAGCGACGACTTGGCTCATCAGAGCGCGATGCGGAGGATGTCAAGAAGCAGGCATTCTTCCGTTCCATTGTCTGGGATGATTTATTGCTTCGCAAAGTCAAGCCACCATTTGTACCCACCATT aaccATTTGGAGGATGTCTCGAACTTTGATGAGGAATTCACGTCGGAAAAGGCGCAACTGACACCGCCAAAGGAGCCGCGACATTTGTCCGACGATGAGCAGTTGCTTTTCCAGGACTTTTCATATACGGCCGAGTGGTGTTAA
- the LOC117785271 gene encoding serine/threonine-protein kinase N isoform X2, which yields MSNLVKRIRSMLNSQPKNEASIANVEVEVTPRKCNTLPRGCSATSSSSRKSSVRRRASASRLWQRIVSNFESSNGGIFYTDTVINYSGEQIQEGEYIKHPVLYELSHKYGFTENLPESCMSIRLEEIKEAIRREIRKELKIKEGAEKLREVAKDRRSLSDVAVLVKKSKSKLAELKSELQELESQILLTSANTAVNSNGQESIAFSGIDGSGGAQFGGAVGGYGVNNAMAGGGATATANDKVLASLEKQLQIEMKVKAGAENMIQSLGIGCDKKLLAEAHQMLADSKAKIEFLRLRIIKVKQNREQADRMKAARQLTDEHGVLGIAGSGLTQPQSLETTLEERIEELRHRLRIEAAVVDGAKNVIRTLQTANRAPDKKALQEAHGRLSESSRKLDLLRYSLELRRQELPSDSPTAQLLKQELQIVQQSTSPAPVHYTSLQTGPGGLLGGKSYQSVSSLGRCASVTGKLEVRLMGCQDLLEDVPGRSRRDKDNSSSPGDLRSFVKGVTSRSSSKSYSVKDETSIEIMAAIKLDNITVGQTSWKPCSQQAWDQRFSIDLDRSRELEIGVYWRDWRSLCAVKVLRLEEFIDDVRHGMALQLEPQGLLFAEIKFLNPMISQKPKLRRQRMIFNRQQAKNIPRAKQMNINVATWGRLLKRNAPNHVHLGATGSAGSVGRGSPPLAGNNNASRDSESPISRTPSSDALAVEPEPYSPGEQAQNMEFDPDAGLHEHVETPGEYPDPAASGLSGMRPLSMHMHGISVLPPETPPPAANAAGRPNTLSLQMPGKTPPNRTAAPTTAPPPPPVLKSVTPVLDQEDALHEFDFLSEMESHPMTLRRQHDKEKLQQQQEQLDAVMPLQESPPMLPEPLTNILPPANHHQPHNNHNNHNNNHRHSTSELSLSIRNPFQFQQSMNPPHGVASGVEQQLHRPVLTLPPVVLHGTPDEEPLSASPLVEYPEDDDEYLYNGGLQSSHSHSSSAGDRFCVEAKINLVHITIEPLEASPSISRRGSCCNIEETTTKTIAIESVLIESVESVQPIDEVIPQLGKLYLGTQQQQQQQQQQQLPYVHSSPIIQEPPTPTIYGNSAANAPQFPQPTQRQDKQQQQQQQQQQPIYANQYELNVAKAESGASTSGRRNVARGLQYREPAGYEALRSGQPPNAGMLSMDNFRLLSVLGRGHFGKVILSQLRSNNQYYAIKALKKGDIIARDEVESLLSEKRIFEVANAMRHPFLVNLYSCFQTEQHVCFVMEYAAGGDLMMHIHTDVFLEPRAVFYAACVVLGLQYLHENKIIYRDLKLDNLLLDTDGYVKIADFGLCKEGMGFGDRTGTFCGTPEFLAPEVLTETSYTRAVDWWGLGVLIFEMLVGESPFPGDDEEEVFDSIVNDEVRYPRFLSLEAIAVMRRLLRKNPERRLGSSERDAEDVKKQAFFRSIVWDDLLLRKVKPPFVPTINHLEDVSNFDEEFTSEKAQLTPPKEPRHLSDDEQLLFQDFSYTAEWC from the exons ATGTCGAATTTGGTTAAACGAATACGCAGCATGTTGAACTCACAACCGAAAAATGAGGCAAGCATCGCCAatgtggaggtggaggtgacACCCAGAAAATGCAACACATTGCCACGGGGATGCagtgcaacatcatcatcgtcgaGAAAATCTTCAGTGCGACGTCGAGCAAGTGCCTCCAGGTTGTGGCAACGTATCGTGTCGAATTTCGAGTCATCCAATGGGGGAATCTTTTACACAGATACCGTGATAAATTATTCTGGCGAACAAATCCAAGAG ggCGAATATATAAAGCATCCTGTCCTGTATGAGCTCAGTCATAAATATGGCTTCACAGAGAACCTGCCCGAGAGCTGTATGTCCATACGGCTGGAGGAGATTAAAGAGGCCATAAGACGCGAGATACGCAAGGAGCTGAAAATCAAGGAGGGCGCCGAGAAGTTACGGGAAGTGGCCAAGGATCGTCGCTCCCTCAGCGATGTAGCTGTCCTTGtgaagaaaagcaaaagtaaattGGCCGAGCTGAAATCGGAACTGCAGGAACTCGAGAGTCAAATATTGCTGACATCCGCCAACACGGCGGTCAATAGCAATGGTCAAG AATCAATTGCGTTTAGCGGCATCGATGGCAGCGGTGGTGCACAGTTTGGCGGTGCCGTCGGTGGTTACGGCGTAAACAATGCAATGGCTGGCGGTGGTGCAACGGCGACTGCCAATGACAAAGTGCTGGCCTCGCTGGAGAAGCAGCTGCAGATCGAGATGAAGGTGAAGGCAGGGGCAGAGAATATGATACAATCTCTGGGCATTGGCTGCGATAAGAAGCTGTTGGCGGAGGCGCATCAGATGCTGGCGGATTCCAAGGCCAAGATTGAGTTTCTACGCTTGCGGATCATTAAAGTCAAACAGAATCGCGAGCAGGCGGATCGCATGAAAGCGGCCAGGCAATTAACAGATGAACACGGTGTGCTCGGCATTGCCGGCAGCGGATTAACACAGCCCCAGAGCCTGGAGACGACGCTGGAGGAGCGCATTGAGGAGCTGCGTCATCGTTTGCGCATCGAGGCCGCCGTCGTGGATGGAGCCAAGAATGTTATACGCACGTTGCAGACGGCGAATCGTGCGCCAGACAAGAAGGCGCTGCAAGAG gCACATGGCCGTTTGTCGGAATCATCGCGTAAACTTGATCTCTTGCGGTATTCCTTGGAGCTGCGACGCCAGGAGCTGCCCAGCGACTCCCCCACCGCCCAGTTGCTCAAGCAGGAGCTGCAGATTGTCCAGCAATCGACGTCACCGGCGCCCGTGCACTACACATCCTTGCAGACGGGTCCGGGTGGATTGCTGGGTGGCAAGTCGTATCAATCAGTATCGTCGCTGGGCCGTTGTGCCAGTGTCACTGGCAAGCTGGAGGTGCGTCTGATGGGCTGTCAGGATCTGCTGGAGGATGTGCCTGGACGCTCGCGACGGGACAAGGACAATAGCTCCAGTCCGGGAGATTTGCGTAGCTTTGTCAAGGGCGTCACATCGCGTAGCAGCTCCAAGAGTTACTCGGTCAAGGACGAGACATCGATAGAGATTATGGCGGCTATTAAGCTGGACAACATAACGGTGGGACAAACGTCTTGGAAGCCATGCTCGCAGCAGGCTTGGGATCAACGCTTCTCCATCGATCTAGATCGTTCCCGGGAGCTGGAGATTGGCGTCTATTGGCGGGATTGGCGCTCTTTGTGTGCGGTGAAGGTGCTGCGTCTCGAGGAGTTCATTGATGATGTGCGTCACGGCATGGCGTTGCAGCTGGAGCCACAGGGACTGCTCTTTGCCGAGATTAAGTTCCTCAATCCAATGATCTCGCAGAAACCGAAACTGCGAAGACAGCGCATGATCTTCAATCGCCAACAGGCCAAGAACATACCACGTGCCAAGCAGATGAACATTAATGTGGCCACCTGGGGGCGTCTCCTCAAGCGGAATGCTCCAAATCATGTGCATCTGGGTGCCACAGGAAGTGCTGGCTCTGTTGGACGTGGCTCTCCCCCTCTggccggcaacaacaatgcctcACGGGATTCCGAATCGCCGATATCGCGTACTCCCTCCTCAGACGCATTGGCCGTGGAACCCGAACCATATTCCCCGGGTGAGCAGGCACAGAACATGGAATTCGATCCGGATGCCGGCTTGCATGAGCATGTGGAGACACCCGGCGAATATCCAGATCCCGCAGCCAGCGGCCTAAGTGGCATGCGACCGCTGTCCATGCACATGCATGGCATCAGTGTGTTGCCACCGGAGACGCCACCGCCAGCGGCCAACGCAGCCGGCAGACCCAACACGCTCAGCCTACAGATGCCCGGCAAGACGCCACCCAACCGAACTGCCGCACCCACCAcagcaccaccaccgccgccagTGCTGAAGTCCGTAACTCCCGTGCTGGATCAGGAG GATGCATTGCATGAATTTGATTTCCTCTCGGAAATGGAGTCGCATCCAATGACGCTGCGTCGCCAGCACGACAAGGagaaactgcagcaacaacaagaacaattgGATGCTGTTATGCCATTACAAGAGTCGCCTCCAATGCTGCCTGAACCACTAACCAACATTCTGCCGCCTGCCAATCACCACCAACcacacaacaaccacaacaatcacaacaacaatcacaggCATAGCACAAGCGAGTTGTCCTTATCAATACGCAACCCATTTCAGTTCCAGCAATCAATGAATCCACCTCATGGTGTCGCCTCGGGGGTGGAGCAACAGTTGCATCGTCCAGTGTTGACTTTACCGCCGGTGGTGCTCCATGGAACACCGGATGAGGAACCATTGTCCGCCTCTCCTTTGGTGGAGTATCCCGAGGACGATGATGAGTATTTGTACAACGGGGGGCTGCAGtccagtcacagtcacagctCCAGTGCCGGCGATCGTTTCTGTGTGGAG GCAAAAATCAATCTTGTACATATTACCATTGAACCCCTTGAGGCGTCTCCGAGCATCAGCAggcgtggcagctgctgcaacattGAGGAAACGACAACAAAGACAATTGCCATTGAAAGTGTTTTAATAGAATCCGTTGAGTCAGTGCAGCCAATTGATGAG GTAATTCCACAGTTGGGCAAGCTCTATTTAggcacacagcaacaacaacaacagcagcagcagcaacaattgcctTATGTGCATTCATCGCCCATTATTCAGGAGCCGCCAACGCCCACAATTTATGGCAATAGCGCGGCGAATGCACCACAATTCCCACAGCCCACACAACGCCAggacaagcagcaacaacaacaacagcagcaacagcaacccaTATATGCCAATCAATATGAGCTGAATGTGGCAAAGGCCGAAAGTGGCGCCTCCACCAGTGGACGCCGCAATGTGGCACGTGGCTTGCAGTATCGCGAACCCGCCGGATATGAGGCTCTACGCTCGGGGCAACCTCCAAATGCTGGCATGTTGTCCATGGACAACTTCCGGCTGCTGAGCGTCTTGGGACGTGGACACTTCGGCAAAGTGATATTGTCGCAGCTGCGCAGTAACAATCAATACTATGCCATCAAGGCGTTGAAAAAGGGCGACATCATTGCCCGCGATGAAGTGGAATCGCTGCTCAGCGAGAAGCGCATCTTTGAGGTTGCCAATGCCATGCGGCATCCGTTCTTAGTCAATTTGTATTCGTGCTTCCAGACAGAG CAACATGTGTGCTTTGTGATGGAATACGCTGCCGGCGGTGACCTGATGATGCACATCCACACGGACGTATTCTTGGAACCACGTGCCGTGTTCTATGCGGCATGTGTGGTGTTGGGACTGCAATATCTGCACGAGAACAAGATCATATATCGTGATCTGAAGCTGGATAACTTGCTGCTCGATACGGATGGTTATGTGAAGATTGCGGACTTTGGACTGTGCAAGGAGGGCATGGGATTCGGAGATCGTACTGGCACCTTCTGTGGCACACCTGAGTTTCTGGCACCCGAGGTGCTGACGGAGACTTCGTATACTCGTGCCGTGGACTGGTGGGGACTCGGTGTGCTCATCTTTGAGATGCTGGTGGGAGAG TCACCGTTCCCTGGCGATGATGAGGAGGAAGTGTTCGACTCCATTGTTAACGATGAGGTGCGGTATCCCCGTTTCCTCTCCCTGGAGGCCATAGCAGTCATGCGTCGG ctgctgcgcAAGAATCCAGAGCGACGACTTGGCTCATCAGAGCGCGATGCGGAGGATGTCAAGAAGCAGGCATTCTTCCGTTCCATTGTCTGGGATGATTTATTGCTTCGCAAAGTCAAGCCACCATTTGTACCCACCATT aaccATTTGGAGGATGTCTCGAACTTTGATGAGGAATTCACGTCGGAAAAGGCGCAACTGACACCGCCAAAGGAGCCGCGACATTTGTCCGACGATGAGCAGTTGCTTTTCCAGGACTTTTCATATACGGCCGAGTGGTGTTAA